A genomic region of Gemmata massiliana contains the following coding sequences:
- a CDS encoding sensor histidine kinase, producing MFWRLFSTYLLLVIATVGLLGLLTFQRAEEVFNDLVREVATALLVVVILAIGAAFVLARWFARPLVELQEGARKLADGDLGHKIRVAGSAEHSELAETFNAMSGRLASTFRLLDHDREQLRAILSGMVEGVIAIDDKRRVLFANERAGQLLEFDPRKAVNEQLCNVTRLAPFHTVVENGLTTTEAHREEFDVPGSGGRHMEVYVSRFPGHGMPGAVVVVNDTTEIRQAERMRQDFVANASHELKTPLAVIKSSVEALIDGASEDPDILAAFLEQVAREADRLADLIKDMLSLSKIESGSLALEPRVVVLDRAITDCVERHHPRAETKTLTMVEKPPSDAPANVAAWADPDALRQVMDNLVDNAIKYTPNGGRITVRWGATTETVSFEVEDTGIGIPETDVNRVFERFYRVDKARGRAEGSTGLGLSIVKHLVQAMRGQVRVNSKLGKGTTFRVTLPRAGSA from the coding sequence ATGTTTTGGCGGCTTTTCTCGACGTACCTGCTGCTCGTGATCGCGACCGTGGGGTTGCTGGGGTTGCTCACGTTCCAGCGCGCCGAAGAGGTGTTCAACGACCTCGTGCGCGAGGTCGCGACCGCGCTGCTGGTCGTGGTGATACTCGCGATCGGCGCGGCGTTCGTGCTGGCGCGGTGGTTCGCGCGCCCGCTGGTCGAGCTTCAAGAAGGCGCGCGCAAACTGGCCGACGGCGACTTGGGACACAAGATCCGGGTGGCCGGGAGCGCGGAGCACTCGGAACTGGCCGAGACGTTCAACGCGATGAGCGGTCGGCTCGCGTCCACGTTCCGACTGCTCGATCACGACCGCGAGCAGCTCCGCGCGATCCTCTCGGGGATGGTGGAGGGGGTCATCGCCATCGACGACAAGCGGCGCGTTCTGTTCGCCAACGAGCGCGCCGGGCAGTTGCTCGAATTCGATCCGCGCAAGGCCGTGAACGAGCAACTGTGCAACGTGACGCGCCTGGCCCCGTTCCACACGGTCGTCGAGAACGGCCTGACGACGACAGAGGCGCACCGCGAGGAGTTCGACGTTCCCGGGTCCGGTGGGCGGCACATGGAGGTGTACGTGTCGCGGTTCCCCGGACACGGGATGCCGGGCGCGGTGGTTGTGGTGAATGACACGACGGAGATCCGTCAGGCCGAGCGGATGCGGCAAGACTTCGTCGCGAACGCATCGCACGAACTGAAGACGCCGCTGGCCGTCATCAAGTCGAGTGTGGAGGCACTCATCGACGGCGCGTCCGAAGACCCGGACATACTGGCTGCGTTTCTGGAGCAGGTCGCGCGCGAGGCCGATCGGTTGGCCGATCTCATCAAGGACATGCTGAGCCTGTCCAAGATTGAGTCCGGTTCGCTCGCGCTCGAACCGCGCGTGGTGGTGCTGGACCGCGCGATTACCGACTGCGTCGAGCGACACCACCCACGGGCCGAAACGAAAACGCTGACGATGGTGGAGAAGCCCCCGTCGGACGCGCCCGCGAACGTGGCGGCGTGGGCCGACCCGGACGCGCTGCGGCAGGTGATGGACAACCTCGTGGACAACGCGATCAAGTACACGCCCAACGGCGGGCGGATCACGGTGCGTTGGGGGGCGACCACGGAAACGGTGAGCTTCGAGGTCGAGGACACCGGAATCGGCATCCCGGAAACGGACGTGAACCGCGTGTTCGAGCGCTTCTACCGCGTGGACAAGGCCCGTGGGCGCGCGGAGGGGAGCACCGGTTTGGGGCTGTCGATCGTCAAGCACCTCGTTCAAGCGATGCGCGGGCAGGTCCGCGTGAACAGCAAACTCGGCAAGGGGACGACGTTCCGCGTGACGCTGCCGCGCGCGGGGAGCGCGTGA
- a CDS encoding DUF262 domain-containing protein → MSAKYDVLSQTLELLLSPGTAIFRVPMFQRPYSWSETEVSQLADDIFSPTDKADLPYFLGSIVLAQANNDDQELGEIVLDGQQRLTTLSLLLAVLLERVRNADVPDVDEYAAYLFSRRLRAKRTPKIILQPQDAIIFEHLLTKPSDALLPEIKDTQLGQAIATLTERIKYYASSNPLFAHGLPAEVAMLERLLYEVEIVRISAPSERDAFRLFETLNDRGMALSAADLVKNKILSRCGSDIDEAVELWTSITELTEDDIVGFLRTYWIACHGFVRKNNLYDSYKKHIENMSVSAATNFVADLESLARVYREICAPSSQKQCQWGREASKILARLSDFNARSCRPALLAAAKYRSKDFEAIAKICESIIVRHSVICGRNSSMLEGFYHALAATLRDPSKDLSDIAKLKDFDPVPSNDEVTAAIKKIELVRVSPQWRVLLIRINEHLHPTELVVDEPSRVHVEHIFPQTPSSSALAESQIKPVDVKRYCTKLGNLTLLAGKRNIKISNGPFSLKKDTYATSDIAMTRELCKLTGWNNTAIEKRTADMANAIVLAYPHPREIASEK, encoded by the coding sequence ATGAGCGCCAAGTACGATGTTTTGTCCCAAACCCTAGAGCTACTTTTATCACCGGGTACGGCAATCTTCCGTGTCCCGATGTTTCAGAGACCGTACTCATGGAGTGAAACCGAAGTTTCCCAACTTGCGGATGATATTTTCTCGCCTACAGACAAGGCCGATCTTCCTTATTTTTTAGGATCAATTGTTCTTGCCCAAGCAAATAATGACGATCAGGAGCTAGGCGAGATAGTTCTTGATGGACAGCAGCGATTAACTACTTTATCTTTGCTTCTGGCCGTCTTGCTTGAGCGTGTTAGAAACGCAGATGTGCCGGATGTCGATGAATATGCAGCCTATCTATTCTCAAGGCGATTGCGAGCCAAACGCACTCCAAAAATCATCTTGCAGCCTCAAGATGCAATCATATTTGAGCATCTCCTGACCAAGCCGAGTGATGCTCTGCTACCGGAGATTAAAGATACACAGCTTGGCCAAGCTATCGCAACTCTAACAGAGCGAATCAAATATTACGCATCGAGTAACCCACTGTTCGCGCATGGCTTACCGGCAGAAGTTGCAATGCTGGAGCGACTTCTTTACGAGGTGGAGATTGTTAGAATTTCCGCTCCGTCTGAGCGTGATGCTTTTCGTCTGTTTGAAACACTTAATGATCGCGGCATGGCCTTAAGCGCCGCCGACTTGGTAAAGAATAAGATTTTGTCGCGCTGCGGAAGTGATATCGATGAAGCAGTCGAGTTGTGGACAAGTATTACCGAACTTACAGAAGATGATATAGTTGGATTCCTTCGCACTTACTGGATCGCATGTCATGGATTCGTGCGCAAAAACAATCTCTACGATTCGTACAAGAAGCACATCGAGAACATGAGTGTCTCCGCGGCAACTAACTTCGTTGCCGATCTTGAATCTCTCGCAAGAGTATATCGAGAAATTTGCGCTCCAAGTTCTCAAAAACAATGCCAGTGGGGACGTGAAGCCAGCAAGATTCTCGCACGACTTAGCGACTTCAATGCGCGAAGTTGCCGGCCAGCCCTTCTAGCCGCAGCGAAATATCGCAGCAAAGATTTTGAAGCAATAGCAAAAATTTGCGAGTCGATAATAGTAAGGCATTCAGTGATATGTGGACGAAATTCAAGCATGCTTGAAGGGTTTTACCACGCGCTAGCTGCCACCTTGCGTGACCCATCGAAAGATTTAAGTGACATAGCCAAACTCAAAGATTTTGATCCCGTTCCAAGCAATGATGAAGTCACCGCAGCTATCAAGAAAATCGAACTAGTTCGAGTTTCTCCTCAATGGAGGGTGCTACTCATTAGAATTAATGAACACTTGCACCCAACAGAACTAGTAGTCGACGAGCCGTCTCGCGTACATGTAGAACATATCTTCCCACAGACTCCAAGCAGCTCCGCATTGGCAGAATCGCAGATAAAGCCCGTAGACGTAAAACGCTACTGCACAAAGCTTGGCAACCTAACTCTTCTTGCGGGCAAAAGAAACATCAAAATATCAAATGGCCCATTTAGCCTCAAAAAGGATACTTACGCGACTTCGGACATTGCTATGACTCGTGAACTTTGCAAGCTTACAGGATGGAACAATACAGCAATTGAAAAGCGAACTGCAGATATGGCGAATGCAATAGTGCTGGCATATCCACATCCACGGGAAATCGCAAGTGAGAAATAG
- a CDS encoding SUMF1/EgtB/PvdO family nonheme iron enzyme, with protein MPRLQALLECVGQALCEKGRKALQGLWPFADVLPEVARAAFDYAHKKLPGKDLRTAIADCAAVDPDEYERRVGELIAELATTHAVPKAELADYLRALPVSVRQSLRRPSDAEGHTVPEQFELLKSEEFAVFLPPRIPRFRPGDKPTGLDDWTLTELRGLGQNSEVWRGEDPNQSDARPVALKFVIDSESCERVKANTDLFTDVFDLNDVSGVLPLRGVYLETDPPCLEAPFVDGYDLAGLMFEWKWRYDSAKPEAALKLIRRLTAIVAKAQEKGVIHRDLKPSNVLLRPTEGGKFTMWVSDYGWGQIESVRALEIAKGGPRGEQLRLAHRGAATSLYACPQQVKKELPALTDDVHAIGVIWYQLLKRDPSAPAPFGAEWIEELRHVGFTDSQASVLQSCLCTRPDKRPKSAAALAEALANVTVAPPDPAGQDGSKLISLKNSGSSLHVAVTTARGREYSAEAAAGAAAAMLAAAGGGPLTSGGPGTSTTGVIRLMKNSIGMTFVRVPAGTFRMGDDTSGRTYEGPVHTVKITRPFYMSVVPVTQAQYEAVKGKNPSKFSRSRGGGLDHPVDHLTWDQAFRFCDKLARMPEEEVHRRSYRLPTEAEWEYACRAGSSTDFACGDRLTPRDALYSTSGHKQSGKSSGPVAQFPANAFGLHDMHGNVQEWVNDWFDEYYYFDSPHEDPPGPKRGQMRVIRGGCWGLPIVECRSAARRGHAPESPSEMIGFRVVMEIG; from the coding sequence ATGCCGCGTTTGCAAGCTCTGCTCGAATGCGTCGGTCAAGCACTCTGCGAAAAGGGGCGCAAGGCACTTCAGGGGCTGTGGCCCTTCGCCGATGTGCTCCCCGAGGTCGCGCGCGCCGCGTTCGACTACGCGCACAAGAAGCTCCCCGGTAAGGATCTGCGCACGGCCATCGCCGATTGCGCGGCCGTCGATCCGGACGAATACGAGCGGCGCGTGGGCGAACTCATCGCGGAACTCGCGACCACGCACGCGGTTCCCAAAGCCGAACTCGCCGACTACCTCCGCGCGCTGCCCGTTTCGGTGCGCCAGAGCCTCCGGCGCCCCTCGGACGCCGAAGGGCACACGGTGCCGGAGCAGTTTGAACTGCTCAAGTCGGAAGAGTTCGCGGTGTTCCTGCCGCCGCGCATCCCGCGATTCCGCCCCGGCGACAAGCCCACCGGTCTGGACGACTGGACCCTCACCGAACTGCGCGGGCTGGGCCAGAACTCCGAAGTGTGGCGCGGCGAAGACCCGAACCAGAGCGACGCCCGACCCGTCGCGCTCAAGTTCGTAATCGACAGCGAATCGTGCGAACGGGTGAAGGCCAACACCGATCTGTTCACCGACGTCTTCGATCTGAACGACGTGTCCGGCGTGCTCCCGCTGCGCGGCGTGTACCTGGAGACGGACCCGCCGTGCCTCGAAGCGCCGTTCGTGGACGGTTACGACCTCGCCGGGCTGATGTTCGAGTGGAAGTGGCGCTACGACAGCGCCAAGCCCGAGGCCGCACTCAAGTTGATTCGGCGCCTCACGGCGATCGTCGCCAAGGCCCAAGAGAAGGGCGTGATTCACCGCGACCTGAAGCCGAGTAACGTGCTGCTGCGCCCGACCGAGGGCGGCAAGTTCACGATGTGGGTGAGCGACTACGGTTGGGGGCAGATCGAGAGTGTTCGCGCGCTCGAAATCGCGAAGGGTGGTCCCCGCGGGGAACAACTGCGGCTCGCCCACCGTGGCGCGGCCACAAGCCTGTATGCGTGCCCGCAACAGGTGAAGAAGGAACTGCCCGCGCTGACCGACGACGTTCACGCGATCGGTGTGATCTGGTACCAGTTGCTCAAACGCGACCCCTCCGCGCCTGCGCCGTTCGGCGCGGAATGGATCGAGGAACTGCGCCACGTCGGGTTCACCGATTCGCAGGCCAGTGTCCTCCAGTCGTGTCTCTGCACGCGACCCGACAAGCGCCCCAAAAGCGCGGCGGCGCTAGCCGAAGCGCTCGCCAACGTGACGGTCGCGCCACCCGACCCCGCAGGCCAGGACGGGTCCAAGCTGATCTCGCTGAAGAACTCCGGTTCGTCGCTGCATGTGGCGGTCACGACCGCACGCGGGCGCGAGTACAGCGCAGAAGCCGCCGCGGGCGCTGCGGCCGCGATGCTCGCCGCGGCGGGCGGCGGGCCGCTCACCAGCGGCGGACCGGGCACGTCCACGACCGGCGTGATTCGGTTGATGAAGAACTCCATCGGAATGACGTTCGTGCGCGTCCCGGCGGGCACGTTCCGGATGGGCGACGACACGTCCGGCCGCACCTACGAAGGCCCGGTTCACACGGTCAAGATCACGCGCCCGTTCTACATGTCTGTCGTGCCGGTCACGCAAGCGCAATACGAAGCCGTGAAGGGTAAGAACCCGAGCAAGTTCAGCCGCTCGCGCGGAGGCGGTCTCGATCACCCGGTGGACCACCTCACCTGGGACCAGGCGTTCCGGTTCTGCGACAAACTCGCGCGCATGCCCGAAGAAGAGGTCCACCGGCGCAGCTATCGGCTTCCGACGGAAGCCGAATGGGAGTACGCGTGCCGCGCCGGGAGTTCCACCGACTTCGCCTGCGGGGATCGGCTCACGCCGCGCGACGCGCTGTACTCAACGTCGGGCCACAAGCAGTCCGGCAAAAGCTCGGGACCGGTCGCGCAGTTCCCCGCGAACGCATTCGGGCTTCACGACATGCACGGAAACGTGCAGGAGTGGGTGAACGACTGGTTCGACGAGTATTACTACTTCGACAGCCCGCACGAAGACCCGCCCGGCCCGAAGCGCGGGCAAATGCGCGTGATCCGCGGCGGGTGCTGGGGCCTGCCTATTGTGGAGTGCCGCAGTGCCGCGCGCCGCGGCCACGCTCCGGAATCGCCGTCCGAGATGATCGGGTTCCGCGTCGTAATGGAAATCGGGTGA
- a CDS encoding amidohydrolase family protein produces MIDVHIHAVPPNLPGVGSLSPLLREPPERVAAELRREMQTAGMSHAFAMGAWNAGDDDPLGINSTLEITPFVPGLRPIGIADPTRTDSEHFHKVERLLANGAVVALKGYLGYLHFEPAHPNYQRYYELAAKYRVPVMFHTGDTYSPQAKLKYAHPLGVDEVAVDHPECRFVMCHLGNPWMTDAAEVIYKNVNVWADLSGLLVGDDGSFASEEGREAASELAHGIRRAMKYSERPNRFVYGTDWPLAPMAAYREFIRDAVAPEYHEQVFEENARRLFRLG; encoded by the coding sequence ATGATCGACGTTCACATCCACGCCGTTCCGCCGAACTTGCCGGGGGTGGGGTCGCTCTCGCCGCTCCTCCGTGAGCCCCCGGAGCGCGTCGCGGCCGAGTTGCGGCGCGAGATGCAAACCGCGGGCATGTCCCACGCCTTCGCGATGGGGGCGTGGAACGCGGGGGACGACGACCCGCTCGGCATCAACAGCACACTGGAGATCACCCCGTTCGTCCCCGGTCTGCGCCCGATCGGGATCGCGGACCCGACGCGGACCGACTCCGAGCACTTTCACAAAGTGGAGCGACTCCTCGCGAACGGGGCCGTGGTCGCGCTGAAGGGGTACCTCGGGTACCTCCACTTCGAGCCGGCCCACCCGAACTACCAGCGGTACTACGAACTCGCGGCCAAGTACCGGGTTCCCGTAATGTTCCACACCGGCGACACCTACTCGCCGCAAGCGAAACTCAAATACGCGCACCCGCTCGGAGTTGATGAGGTCGCGGTCGATCACCCGGAGTGTCGGTTCGTGATGTGTCACCTCGGCAACCCGTGGATGACCGACGCGGCCGAGGTGATCTACAAGAATGTCAACGTCTGGGCCGATCTCTCCGGCCTCCTGGTCGGCGACGACGGGAGCTTTGCCTCGGAGGAGGGGCGCGAGGCCGCGTCCGAACTCGCGCACGGTATCCGGCGCGCGATGAAGTACTCGGAGCGCCCGAACCGGTTCGTGTACGGCACCGACTGGCCGCTCGCGCCGATGGCCGCGTACCGCGAGTTCATCCGAGACGCCGTCGCCCCCGAGTACCACGAACAGGTCTTCGAGGAGAACGCTCGGCGCTTGTTCCGCCTGGGTTGA
- a CDS encoding bleomycin resistance protein, with translation MSTTVTLEIPAASEALVRQFLALRQEVQALVSSASGEAAAALINTRTVRRGIRAAVPVLQVKSVAVSIDWYRDALGFSADPFSPSGEPVFAILRRDGTELMLQKVATGTQAPGAIGSGMSAYIRVLDIGAIRDAVAGKVPGVGPIQQRQYGCREFTVTDPDGHVLVFGECQ, from the coding sequence ATGAGCACAACCGTCACGCTTGAAATTCCCGCCGCCAGCGAAGCCCTCGTTCGACAATTCCTGGCTCTCCGTCAGGAAGTTCAAGCGTTGGTCTCATCCGCTTCCGGCGAAGCTGCTGCCGCTCTTATTAACACCAGAACTGTGCGCCGCGGAATTCGCGCCGCGGTGCCGGTGCTACAGGTGAAGAGCGTGGCTGTATCGATCGATTGGTACCGGGACGCGCTCGGGTTTTCAGCAGATCCGTTCAGTCCATCCGGCGAACCAGTATTCGCCATCCTCCGTCGCGACGGAACAGAGTTGATGTTGCAGAAAGTCGCTACGGGTACCCAGGCGCCCGGTGCAATTGGTTCGGGTATGAGCGCCTACATTCGAGTGCTCGACATCGGCGCGATCCGCGACGCAGTGGCCGGGAAGGTTCCGGGAGTGGGACCGATACAGCAGCGACAGTACGGTTGCCGCGAGTTCACCGTCACCGACCCGGATGGCCACGTATTGGTATTCGGTGAGTGCCAGTAA
- a CDS encoding type 1 glutamine amidotransferase domain-containing protein has translation MSLAGKRVAVLVEQQYQEMEVWYPVYRLREAGCEVVLVGPEAGKTYPSKLGYPAKADASAKDASADRFHAIVIPGGFAPDYIRRSEPMLKLVRDLFAQGKPVAAICHGPWVLCSTTALKGKKVTCFHSIKDDVTNAGGTYVDQEVVIDGNVITSRTPEDLPAFVVAIIEQMQKG, from the coding sequence ATGAGCCTCGCGGGTAAGCGCGTCGCGGTGTTGGTCGAGCAGCAGTATCAGGAAATGGAAGTGTGGTACCCGGTGTACCGGTTGCGGGAGGCCGGGTGCGAAGTGGTGCTCGTCGGCCCCGAGGCCGGGAAGACGTACCCGAGCAAACTCGGCTACCCCGCAAAAGCGGACGCCTCCGCCAAGGACGCCAGCGCCGATCGCTTCCACGCGATCGTGATCCCCGGCGGTTTTGCGCCCGACTACATCCGTCGGAGCGAACCGATGCTCAAGCTCGTGCGCGACCTGTTCGCGCAGGGCAAGCCGGTCGCGGCGATTTGTCACGGCCCGTGGGTGTTGTGCAGCACGACCGCGCTGAAGGGCAAAAAGGTAACGTGCTTCCACTCCATCAAGGACGACGTGACCAACGCAGGCGGGACTTACGTCGATCAGGAAGTGGTGATTGATGGCAACGTCATCACGAGCCGCACGCCGGAGGATTTGCCTGCGTTCGTGGTCGCGATCATCGAGCAGATGCAAAAGGGGTGA